Proteins encoded by one window of Anaerobacillus sp. CMMVII:
- a CDS encoding polysaccharide deacetylase family protein encodes MLKKFILHVCTFFIIIVLSIGTIQNPYTTNYLEDIKRESIAVTTFDDPLFIELKQYAKEHNKPPINAVVDRVWKAVPGLNGLEVDIEASYEKVRKDGKILENKVVYKQVPPEVHLHDLPPSPIYRGNPEKQMVTFLVNVAWGNEYLPSMLKIMKAHNVKSTFFLDGSWTKKNPTLAKMIIDEGHEIGNHAYSHPDMKKLSNSSITEEIRKTNEVIKATLDVTPTWFAPPSGSYRQDVVDIARSMDMYTILWTVDTVDWRNPEPTAMAGRVLQKVEPGAMILMHPTASSVGGLEQLITGLKAKGYQINTVTNLLSEERTSVPSETLESY; translated from the coding sequence AAGAAGTTTATTTTACATGTATGCACTTTTTTTATTATAATTGTTTTATCTATCGGTACAATTCAAAATCCATATACTACTAATTATTTAGAGGATATTAAAAGGGAGAGTATTGCTGTTACTACCTTCGATGATCCTCTTTTTATAGAACTTAAACAATATGCAAAAGAGCATAACAAACCGCCGATCAATGCAGTAGTGGATAGAGTATGGAAAGCGGTACCTGGCCTTAATGGTCTTGAGGTTGATATCGAAGCATCCTATGAGAAAGTGCGTAAAGATGGGAAAATTTTAGAAAATAAGGTAGTATATAAACAAGTGCCGCCGGAAGTTCATTTACATGACCTTCCACCTTCACCGATTTATCGTGGTAACCCTGAAAAACAAATGGTTACATTTCTTGTAAATGTCGCGTGGGGAAATGAATATTTGCCGTCGATGCTAAAAATAATGAAAGCACATAACGTAAAATCAACCTTTTTTCTTGATGGATCTTGGACAAAGAAAAATCCAACCTTGGCGAAAATGATTATTGATGAAGGACATGAAATTGGTAATCATGCTTATTCTCATCCTGATATGAAAAAACTATCTAATTCGAGTATTACTGAAGAAATTAGAAAAACAAATGAAGTCATTAAAGCTACTTTAGATGTCACACCTACATGGTTTGCGCCACCTAGTGGAAGCTATCGACAGGATGTTGTTGATATTGCGAGAAGTATGGATATGTATACAATCCTCTGGACGGTTGATACAGTAGATTGGCGAAATCCGGAGCCTACAGCTATGGCTGGTCGTGTTCTACAAAAGGTAGAGCCAGGGGCGATGATTTTAATGCATCCAACAGCAAGTAGCGTTGGAGGATTAGAACAGCTTATAACTGGCTTAAAGGCTAAGGGGTATCAAATTAACACTGTTACGAATCTTCTTAGCGAGGAGAGAACGAGTGTTCCAAGTGAAACTCTAGAGTCATATTGA
- a CDS encoding YlmC/YmxH family sporulation protein, translating into MRLSEISGKEIIDYDKGERLGMLGQTDLVIDEETGKIESFIIPSMKWFGLGKKEKEVTVYWRQIIKIGADMIIIDVDKE; encoded by the coding sequence GTGAGATTAAGTGAAATTAGCGGCAAAGAAATCATCGATTATGATAAAGGCGAACGGCTAGGTATGTTAGGTCAGACAGACCTTGTTATTGATGAAGAGACAGGGAAAATCGAATCGTTTATTATACCCTCGATGAAATGGTTTGGTTTAGGAAAGAAAGAAAAAGAAGTAACTGTTTATTGGCGTCAAATCATTAAAATCGGTGCAGATATGATTATTATCGATGTTGATAAGGAATAA
- the dpaA gene encoding dipicolinic acid synthetase subunit A, whose product MLTGKHVAVIGGDARQLEVIRKLIELDAKISLIGFDQLDEGFVGATKVQLSQVDFSTIEAIVLPVSGTSSEGEIETIFSNEKIILNENHLKATPKHCTVFSGISNEYLKTIVQAAKRKLVELFERDDVAIYNSIPTMEGTLMMVIQNTDITIHRSNIVILGFGRVGMSVARAFHALGANVKVAARENHLLARVYEMGFQPIELDQLANEVSNTDVCINTIPARVLTATVLAKMPTRCLIIDLASKPGGTDFRYAEKRGIKAMLAPGLPGIVAPKTAGQIIANVLSKLLLEEQNNIEEEQS is encoded by the coding sequence ATGTTAACAGGGAAACATGTTGCAGTTATTGGTGGAGATGCAAGACAACTTGAAGTAATCCGCAAACTTATAGAGCTTGATGCAAAAATATCATTAATCGGCTTTGACCAACTAGACGAAGGGTTTGTTGGGGCTACTAAAGTTCAGCTTAGTCAGGTTGATTTTAGTACGATAGAAGCAATTGTGTTACCGGTCAGTGGAACAAGTTCAGAAGGCGAAATTGAAACCATTTTTTCTAATGAAAAAATTATCTTAAACGAAAACCACCTAAAAGCAACTCCAAAGCATTGTACAGTATTTTCAGGAATTAGTAATGAATATCTAAAAACGATCGTGCAAGCTGCCAAGCGAAAGCTGGTTGAATTATTTGAACGAGATGATGTAGCGATCTATAATTCTATTCCAACTATGGAAGGAACGCTAATGATGGTCATACAAAACACAGATATAACCATTCATCGTTCTAATATCGTAATTTTAGGTTTTGGTAGAGTGGGGATGTCAGTGGCGAGAGCTTTTCATGCCCTTGGTGCCAATGTAAAAGTAGCGGCACGTGAAAATCACCTACTAGCCCGAGTTTATGAAATGGGATTTCAACCGATTGAGTTGGATCAGCTAGCGAACGAAGTTTCAAATACTGATGTTTGTATTAATACGATTCCAGCTAGAGTACTAACTGCTACGGTATTGGCAAAAATGCCTACTCGTTGCCTAATTATTGACTTGGCTTCAAAACCAGGTGGTACAGATTTTCGTTATGCAGAAAAAAGGGGAATAAAAGCAATGCTTGCTCCCGGATTACCTGGGATTGTTGCCCCGAAAACAGCAGGGCAAATTATCGCAAATGTTCTTTCCAAATTGCTGCTAGAAGAACAAAACAACATTGAGGAGGAACAATCATGA
- a CDS encoding dipicolinate synthase subunit B, producing MKLKGKHIGFGLTGSHCTYSAVLPEMKRLVDAGAKVTPFVTHTVKSTDTKFGESDDWLRQIKEITSEEIVDSIVKAEPFGPKTPLDCMVIAPLTGNSASKFANALTDSPVLMAAKATLRNLNPVVLGISTNDALGLNGMNIMKLMATKNIYFIPYGQDDPFKKPNSLVARMSALQDTVEAAIEGKQFQPVLVERYKD from the coding sequence ATGAAATTAAAAGGTAAACATATTGGATTTGGCTTAACAGGTTCCCACTGTACGTATAGTGCTGTTTTGCCTGAAATGAAAAGATTGGTTGATGCAGGCGCAAAAGTTACTCCATTTGTCACTCATACGGTCAAATCAACAGATACCAAATTCGGTGAAAGTGATGATTGGTTACGACAAATAAAGGAAATCACAAGTGAGGAAATTGTCGATTCAATTGTGAAGGCTGAACCATTTGGACCAAAGACTCCATTAGATTGTATGGTGATTGCCCCACTTACAGGTAACTCAGCTAGTAAATTTGCCAATGCATTGACTGATTCGCCTGTATTAATGGCTGCTAAAGCGACATTGCGAAACTTAAACCCAGTAGTTTTGGGTATTAGTACGAACGATGCTTTAGGCTTGAACGGGATGAATATTATGAAGTTAATGGCAACAAAAAACATTTACTTCATCCCTTATGGGCAAGACGATCCATTCAAAAAGCCAAACTCACTTGTGGCGAGAATGAGTGCGCTACAAGACACTGTCGAGGCGGCGATTGAAGGTAAGCAGTTTCAGCCTGTTCTAGTTGAACGATATAAAGATTAA